From a region of the Pseudocalidococcus azoricus BACA0444 genome:
- the mfd gene encoding transcription-repair coupling factor: MPLAAIKRSWAKLPLIAELTTKLQQQQSLHLTGIPRLVKGLVASTLAQSQPLLVITATLEEAGRWAAQLEMMGWGSVLFYPTSEASPYDPFDMEAEMAWGQLQVLAELGRENSNLAIVTTERALQPHLPPPDLFQDYCLRLEVGQESNLKALSQTLANLGYERVPLVESEGQWSQRGDILDIFPVSAELPVRLEWFGEQLEKLREFDPANQRSLDAIPKLVLTPTSFSPLIDQALSQSQKSQIQALLTPPEQEQWQAGTPPEGMRRFLGLAFDQPASLIDYLAPNTLVVLDEPEQCRQHSHHWYEQIESHWQEVNQRSLMPATHQTFVDCLTQIDPYQQLKLNELAEVNQGLNLSSRPVPAIPHQFGKLAETIRQEREKKFTVWLISAQPSRSVALLQEHDCPAQFVPNPKDFPAIDKLQAQRVPIALKYSGLAELEGFILPTLRTVVVTDREFFGQHSLANMGYVRKRRRAASKQVDVNKLQPGDYVVHRQHGIGRFLKLEPLSISHETREYLVIQYADGVLRIAADQFNTLSRLRTGQDTPPQLNKLSGQAWEKTKQKVRKAIKKVAVDLLQLYAQRAQQQGFRYPPDQPWQVEMEDSFPYQPTPDQLKATQDVKQDMESDRPMDRLVCGDVGFGKTEVAIRAIFKAITAGKQVAVLAPTTILTQQHYHTLKERFAPYPIHVGLLNRFRTGEERKNILQRLATGELDVVVGTHQLLGKGVNFRDLGLLVIDEEQRFGVNQKEKIKSLKTQVDVLTLSATPIPRTLYMALSGVREMSVITTPPPSRRPIQTHLSPYDLEAIRSAIRQELDRGGQVFYVVPRVAGIEEVAGRLQLMVPGARILVAHGQMQEGELESTMLGFSNAEAEILVCTTIIESGLDIPRVNTILVEDAQKFGLAQLYQLRGRVGRAGIQAHAWLFYPRQESLTDEARARLRAIQEFTQLGSGYQLAMRDMEIRGVGNLLGAEQHGQMDAIGFDLYVEMLEEAIAEIRGQEIPTVEDTQIDLSVTAFIPADYIPDMEQKMSTYRAISASQDGLALKQVLLDLTDRYGVPPAPVMQLIRVVELKQVAKKLGFSRIRPESKQHVILETPMAEPAWTVLASNLPTHLQTRFVYSPGKVTVRGLGMQTADKQLESLIDWLGKLQINVVKAGQQGN; encoded by the coding sequence ATGCCCTTAGCTGCGATCAAACGAAGTTGGGCCAAGCTCCCCCTCATTGCCGAACTCACGACCAAGCTCCAACAGCAACAATCCCTGCATCTGACTGGCATCCCCCGACTGGTCAAGGGCCTGGTTGCCTCGACTTTAGCGCAATCACAGCCGCTCCTGGTCATCACTGCCACCTTAGAAGAAGCCGGACGTTGGGCCGCGCAGTTGGAAATGATGGGTTGGGGGTCAGTGTTGTTCTATCCCACCTCCGAAGCCTCACCCTACGATCCCTTTGACATGGAAGCCGAGATGGCCTGGGGCCAGTTACAGGTTTTAGCGGAATTGGGTCGGGAAAACTCGAATTTAGCCATTGTCACCACCGAGCGCGCCCTCCAGCCCCATTTACCACCCCCGGATTTATTTCAAGACTATTGTTTACGGCTTGAGGTCGGTCAGGAAAGCAATCTCAAAGCACTGAGTCAAACCCTGGCCAATTTGGGTTATGAGCGAGTTCCCTTGGTTGAATCGGAAGGGCAATGGAGTCAGCGGGGCGACATTCTCGATATTTTTCCCGTCTCGGCGGAGTTACCGGTGCGTTTGGAGTGGTTTGGAGAACAATTAGAAAAACTGCGGGAATTTGATCCGGCCAATCAACGCTCACTTGATGCCATCCCCAAACTTGTTCTCACCCCTACCAGTTTTAGTCCCCTGATTGACCAGGCCCTGAGTCAGTCGCAAAAATCACAGATTCAAGCCCTTCTTACCCCCCCAGAACAAGAACAATGGCAAGCGGGAACACCCCCCGAAGGAATGCGGCGATTTTTAGGATTAGCGTTTGACCAGCCCGCCAGTTTAATTGATTATCTAGCTCCGAATACATTGGTGGTTTTAGATGAGCCGGAACAGTGCCGTCAACATAGTCATCACTGGTATGAACAAATTGAAAGCCATTGGCAAGAGGTGAATCAACGGTCGTTAATGCCCGCGACCCATCAAACCTTTGTAGACTGTTTAACTCAAATTGATCCCTATCAACAACTCAAGCTGAATGAACTCGCGGAAGTGAATCAGGGGTTAAATTTATCCAGTCGCCCAGTACCAGCCATCCCCCATCAATTTGGCAAACTTGCTGAAACCATCCGCCAAGAACGGGAGAAAAAGTTTACGGTTTGGCTCATTTCGGCCCAACCCAGTCGCTCAGTGGCATTGCTTCAAGAACACGATTGCCCGGCCCAATTTGTCCCTAACCCCAAAGATTTCCCGGCCATTGATAAGCTCCAGGCCCAGCGAGTTCCAATCGCATTGAAATATTCGGGACTAGCCGAGTTAGAAGGGTTTATCTTACCGACTCTGCGCACCGTTGTTGTCACCGACCGGGAATTTTTTGGGCAGCATAGTCTGGCCAATATGGGCTATGTCCGTAAACGCCGCCGGGCCGCCTCGAAACAAGTGGATGTCAACAAACTCCAGCCCGGCGATTATGTCGTTCATCGGCAGCACGGGATTGGGCGATTTCTCAAACTCGAACCCCTGTCAATCAGCCATGAAACCCGCGAATACTTAGTCATTCAATATGCCGATGGAGTCCTACGGATTGCCGCTGATCAATTTAATACCCTCTCCCGCTTACGCACTGGACAAGACACCCCACCCCAGTTAAATAAACTCAGTGGACAGGCCTGGGAAAAGACAAAGCAAAAAGTTAGAAAAGCAATCAAAAAAGTTGCGGTTGACCTGCTCCAACTCTATGCCCAACGGGCCCAACAACAAGGGTTTCGCTATCCCCCAGATCAGCCTTGGCAAGTGGAAATGGAGGATTCATTCCCCTATCAGCCGACACCGGATCAACTCAAAGCCACGCAAGACGTGAAGCAGGATATGGAATCGGATCGGCCCATGGATCGCTTGGTCTGTGGCGATGTCGGTTTTGGTAAAACTGAGGTGGCGATTCGGGCGATTTTCAAAGCCATTACAGCCGGGAAACAAGTTGCGGTTTTGGCTCCCACGACAATCCTGACTCAACAGCATTACCACACCTTGAAAGAACGCTTTGCTCCCTATCCAATTCATGTTGGCTTACTCAATCGGTTTCGCACCGGGGAAGAACGGAAAAATATCCTCCAACGCTTGGCCACTGGGGAATTAGATGTAGTCGTGGGCACCCATCAACTGCTCGGCAAAGGCGTAAATTTCCGCGACTTGGGCCTGCTCGTCATTGATGAAGAACAACGATTTGGCGTGAATCAAAAGGAAAAAATTAAATCCCTCAAAACCCAGGTGGATGTTTTAACCCTCAGTGCGACACCGATTCCCCGAACCTTGTATATGGCCTTGTCCGGTGTCCGAGAAATGAGTGTAATTACTACGCCGCCGCCATCCAGACGACCGATTCAAACCCATTTATCCCCCTATGACTTGGAAGCGATCCGTTCAGCCATCAGACAGGAGTTGGATCGGGGCGGGCAGGTGTTTTATGTGGTGCCGCGGGTGGCCGGGATTGAGGAGGTGGCTGGGAGATTGCAACTGATGGTTCCTGGCGCGCGGATATTGGTGGCCCATGGGCAAATGCAGGAAGGGGAACTGGAATCCACGATGTTGGGATTTTCTAATGCTGAGGCGGAAATTCTCGTCTGTACGACCATTATTGAATCCGGTTTAGATATCCCCCGTGTCAATACCATTCTGGTGGAAGATGCCCAAAAATTTGGCCTGGCCCAACTCTATCAACTCCGGGGGCGGGTGGGGCGGGCCGGAATTCAAGCTCATGCCTGGTTATTTTATCCGCGCCAAGAATCTCTCACCGATGAAGCACGGGCGAGATTGCGGGCGATTCAGGAATTTACCCAACTCGGTTCTGGCTATCAACTGGCGATGCGGGATATGGAAATTCGCGGTGTCGGGAATCTCTTGGGAGCCGAACAACACGGACAAATGGATGCAATTGGCTTTGATTTGTATGTGGAGATGTTGGAAGAAGCCATTGCCGAAATTCGGGGTCAGGAGATTCCCACGGTGGAAGATACCCAAATTGATCTGAGTGTCACGGCCTTTATCCCTGCTGACTATATTCCCGACATGGAACAAAAGATGAGTACCTATCGCGCTATTTCTGCCTCCCAAGATGGCCTGGCGTTGAAACAGGTATTACTCGATTTAACGGATCGCTATGGTGTACCGCCGGCCCCGGTGATGCAACTGATTCGTGTCGTTGAACTCAAACAAGTGGCCAAAAAACTTGGCTTTTCTCGCATCCGGCCCGAATCTAAACAACACGTGATTCTCGAAACCCCGATGGCAGAACCGGCCTGGACTGTGTTAGCGAGCAATTTACCCACCCACCTACAAACCCGATTTGTCTATAGTCCAGGAAAAGTCACCGTGCGGGGCCTGGGGATGCAAACGGCGGATAAACAGCTAGAAAGTCTAATTGATTGGTTAGGTAAACTACAGATCAATGTCGTCAAAGCTGGGCAACAGGGTAATTGA